The DNA region GCCCCAACCAATACAAACATGTAAAGACCCAATTTAGGGCCTTGTCTGGATTAAATGAGGACTCCCCTAGCAAGGTTAACATTTTCACAACAAAAGTTCAGTACTGTCTCCTCTGTATCAGGAGTATTCCCATAATCTCGTTATCAACCAATCATTCACCACAACACAAAAGATAGCCACCAACATCAGCATCCACAAACCAAAGACACTAGCGATCAAATGTTAAACAGCTGGCTGACAGAATACTCACACAACCTATTCTACAATCTCCAAGACCAACTTGGGGAGCATAACTCTAGAAACATTTATAAAACATCATAATGGAAAAGTCTTACCGAAAACAATAAAACATAATGCCCACGCGCAGCAAGTGTTGGGCTTACTCTTATCAACTCTCTCTTAGCGTGTCACACGCATCAATCAATTTTTTGAGTTTTAAATGGGACTGCCAGATTTTCATCGTGAAAATGGGTTGGCTTGCAAGGTAAGCTAAGTCCCATTAAGCATCGGTCATGACCCCATATTGGATTGTCACAAAGTTAGTATAAAAGCCGTTGTTGTTCAACCTTGGGCAATTGTGGGGCAACCTCAAGTTTTAATTGAGTTTAGGCAAATCTCTCATTATTAAGATAGGTGTTGGAGAAAATCTCAGCAAAGACGCTTGAATCTCTATGGGGAGTGTATACCCTAGGCAAATCCTACATTAGTAAAACATAAAAAAGATGTTTCATATAAATACTAAAACAAACCTCAGACCCTAGTGACACGTTGTAAAATCAGTTGTCTAGGCTCAAAGCAGACAATATGACTAGTGGGTTGAATTCTTATAAAACGCAAGAATATACAACTATAACACCCAATAACTAATCTTACTTCTAACTAATATGTATATCCTATATGCACCAATTAGTTCCATGGTTTTATGTTCTCTTTTATCAGAAAGGTAAAGATTTTACTAATAAGCATTAAGTTTACTGATAAACTACGGTCAAACTAGCAGATAGAGGGTAACTACTCCTGAAAATTACTTGGAGTAATAATAAACCCAGACATCTTCCCTATTTGATGCAAGAGCCCTGCTCATCACCAGCATGATTTTCGTGTTGTTTTCGCTAAGCAGATATTCATTCTGAGAGATTATAGATCTTCTAGGTCATCTGACATAACTTACTTCATAGCATGCACCCTTCCCAACAAAATACTCCATTTTTGTAAAAAGACCAACAGATTCGACAGTTAAAGGGGAAAACTGAAAATATGATCAAAATTTTGTGGTAGGTTTTTCCGTGTTAACTCTTCAAGGCCTTTTTCTACTAAGGAAATCTTCAAGACTTCAATTTTGCAGTTAGACGAATAAGAGATGATTAAACTTTGTGTCATTAAATAGGAATTGGCCAAAACCAAATAAATTGATCTTCAGTGAAGGACATGAAAAGACTTCTCGCTAGCCATTGCCCATTTATATAAAGTTTCCAACCCcacttctcttttttcttttctgataAAGTTCCTAAACCTCTCGTTATCCCATATTTCCAATCTAAAACGAGTTTCCCGACACCAAAGGAAAGAAAATGAAGGTCAAAGACGAGAGAGAGATAATAAAACTTTACCTTCTCAATATTGTCCATCATTATTCCTTTGACCTCTGTGATTTGAGCCTTCAATTTAGAGAGCTTGCTCATTTCATCAGGATGGTTCATACAATACTCCATGTGCTCTTTAAGTCGTGGCCTAGCAATTCCAGGATAAATAAATATACTAGGTctaatttcaaaaaataaatatgCTAAGTCTAACTGCTACAAGTATGTTATAAATTTTCGGTGAAAAGAACAAATACACATACCCAAATTCTCTGTCAAGATTGTATGCGATGCTAAAACGATCCCCAAATAGATCATCATCTTCTTCGTCATCATCAGCAAGAGGGTGTGGATCACCATCATTCTTGATACTTGAACTGTAACGTTTCTTGAAATCATCCTTGACCCTTTCAAGAAAGACAAAAGGTACACTTCTTCCTGTTGGTTCATCAGCAACAACTAGGAAGACTGCAAATTTTGTTGGTAGCAAACTAGTAAGAAGCCAGTTAACAATATGAACTATATACACCGTAAAAAATATAAGAAGAATAAATACCAAATCCACTATCAATGAGGAAGTTGAAAGTGTGGCCGTCACATGAGTATGTATACTTGCTACTATTTGAAGGGAGCTTCTGCAAGCACTGGACAGCAATGGTACTAAAGTTCCCTGAATAAGGTGTATGCTCAGCTAGAACAACAGTTCCTCTCGCAACAAAGCTGTAAATCAAACCTCTTGGATTCATTTTCAGTCACAACTCCAATTCGATGCCTGCAATTAAAATAgggaaattttcaaaatatacagcccaacataaaaCATTGCGCCACATAGCCCAAAGTACAATATTATACTCCcttcatcccaatttatgtgatatagtttgactaggcacggagtttaagaaagaaagcaagacttttgaaacttgtggtttaaaataagCCGTATGGTTGTAAATCATTCATTAAGGATAAAGgggaaagttttaagttaaattatttctacatTTGCCTTAttattcttcaaaaaaaaaaagaggttctTCAAGCATCATTTTTGCGCATCTATCATCTCAGACTTCAATTTCTAGTGTCCAAATGTGAAATTAATTAGGGAAAAAAAGAAAGTGATGAAGATTATATAATACGCCCAATCTCAAAGATAATAACGAACAGACAGTCAAAATCAAAACAAATTCAACAATTAAACATAAATCTACAATTTTAATCCGGAAaacgaaaatttaaaaaaattacaattaACTACCGTAGGAACATCAATATCATTGCAATTATCAAAACTTTCGATCAGATCCTCAACAATAAAGTTTATTTCTAGAAACAATTCGACCCgaaattgtaaaaaaaattacaaaatagtACCTGAGATTGAAGAAATTGGGATTACTTGATGTGCACGACTAAATCGAAGAATGGCTGTTTGTTTACTCTTTTAAGAGGGATGTAGTCGAGGAGTTGAGGCTAAGACTGGGATTAAACTGTTATTATGATTTATGATCAGTAGTGGTAattatgtactccctccgtcactTTTACTCGTACACTgtttcaaaaattaattttaactttTACatgagaaaaataatttatttttataaatttacCCTAATATTAATTACTCTttctaaattattttttaaaattcaatataattaaacatcaattaatatgaatatatacttcatttattatttttttttaaaacgcgCAAAATTCGTtatggataagtaaaagtggacCGAGAGAGTATCTGATTTGACTTTGATTAACTGGTGGAGCGGGTTACATACGTTTGTGCTAAATTACGGAGACCCCCAAAAGGAAGAATGACGATGCTACTCTATACAAGGCCTTCTTTGGTAATTTCAACGACTATaggcctttttcttttcttttcttttttcgttTTCTCTTCAAAAACTTAAGTTGGAAGGAAAATTAACTCACTCTTCActctggttcaaaataagtgtttatTTAGCCTTTTGCACACCATTTTAAAAAatagagtccggagccaaaatggcatatttttacagtcattagacaaaaatagtatgcctttttttttagaccaaaatggatatttcgttggataaccaacgaaatacccacacagcGTACTGTTCCGTGCCGGTGaatttcttgcatttcgctacatgtgtagcgaaatgcaagaaatttttttaaaaaaaaaaattcctttgcatttcgtgaatcaattcacgaaataggcatttttaatttatttattttttttgcaattcgtgtaattaaaactgtttttttttttttttagcatttcgtgatgcaattcacgaaatggatattttttttatttcgtcaatTAAACGAACGAAGTtgatacgaaatgcaaaaaattgcAATAGGTACCAAATAACTCTATCAACCAAGACTTAAACAGCTAGGAAGAAATTTTAGATCAATTCAGTTAATGAGTTAATATGTTAATTCATTTTAGCATTGAGCAAGTGAACTCATTATGTTAATTCATTTTAGCATTGAGCAAGTGATGGAACATTACTAAGAGCTAATACATAAAAGTCCCTGGCACTGACTACGGTTTGCAACTTTCTTTCATACCTAAATTATGAGTGTTATTATTATGGCTCCTTGAATTACTTGTCTGTAGTACAATATACTCTCTATGTACATACGCAGTTATTATCGTGGTGAGCCTCATTGAATGTAAAATTGCAAAGGCTTAGGCTGAATTATAATCCTCTCTTTATATTGGTTACATATACCACCGTACTAGTATAAAATTCCATCATAATTTTCAATTTCCTCGTTCCAACTTTCAAAATTCTCTATGTTATTTAAAATTTATAGGCAGACTAATATGGATTCACACCAGATTGCAGACAAAGGTTCCGAAGAACTCCATTTCTGAAAAAAATTCATTCCCTGAGTTCGAATAttgtatactccctccgttcatttttacttgtccactattccaaaaatagattttcattttaatttgtcCACTTTCGCGTATCCAGAGAAAAATACTCTTGTTTTCCCTATTTTACCCTTAGCAGttattactcatttcaaatcatttttccaactccaatacaattatacaccaattaatatggatattataataaaatacatacttcatttattaattcttaaatagcGTGCACAGTTaaaagtggacaaataaaagtgaacggaatTAAAGGTGAAGGAATTACAACCATCTCATTGCACCACTCCGTGATGACATGGAATTTTCAATCAATACACTCATACCTACCACTTAAAAATAATTCGACATATAACTACCAGTCAATTACTTGTAATTTGTAAACAGTCAAGGACTCGTGTTTAACCACACTATAGAGGGGAACCAGACCTTGACATTTTAAGGTGCTTATAGACAGCATCACTTTGACATCCAACAGAGCTACAAATAAGACTTTGAAGGAAGAAAAGAGTTTTCACAAATATgcaaaaaagggcagcccggtgcactaagctcccgctatgcgcagggtccggggaagggccggaccacaagggtctattgtacgcagtcttaccttgcatttctacaagaggctgtttccacgacTTGAACCCATAACCTCCAGGtcgcagcaactttaccagttactccAAAAACTTAAAAATCATGCTCCAAGATTATTGCTTCCTTAACGAGAGCGAAAAACTGCTAGAACCTAAAGCCTCAACTGTTACCAATAATCATGTAAGAACTAAACTAAGCAAATGAGCAACCAGCAACGCTACAAGAAAATTTCCCCCTGCAATTTCAAAATATTCAGTATTTGTATCTCAACTTTGCAAGTAGAGAACTAGAGGACATAGTCACAGGAATAAGTTTTTAAACACAGAAAGCAGACAATTATATTATAACCACACAGCCACAAATGCAGCTTTTTCAAAGGAATTGTTGAAATCCAATTTTTTTGGGTGCACTTGGCACTAAATGAATTTAGCTTCAGTCTTGAAGAACAATGTAAGACATTTATGACAAGAATCACATGAGAAGGTTGGAATCTATAACAAAGTATTCCAACCATGAATTTAGAATGGTTCATCTTCCAGTCAACCAAAATAATCTACTGGTCTCGGTGGAAGACTCTTCCAAACAATCCATACTTTCAAGGTTTCACACCGTTAATAGCTGGAGAGAGACCTCTGGTATTCTTCACATATGCCACATATTCATTGTACTGCAGAGTAAATAATGTGCTCTGGTATCGAGTTAAGCGGATTCGCTTCCTTAGTGATTCTGTTATAGGTCCATTATAACCTGCTTTGCGTATCAACGAATCAATTGCTTCTGTAACGGTCCAACCTGGAGATATGATTCAGAGAGTTCACCTTGCAGCTCAACAAGTTCAACAAGTGCCAGAAAATCTTAAACAGACAAGATGCATAACATTATTTGCCGGTGATAGGGAAGGGAGAAGAAAATTACCTTCATGAGCCGCCACCTCAGGTAGGTATGTGGCATTTCTCCTTGTGTTATAGTCAGGGTCAGTAAATTCAATAATTATCCCATGCTTTCCTACCTGAACAAACCCATCAGACTCCTGAGACTAAGATACTAGTAAAGCCatccaacaagagaaaaacaGTTGTTGGAAGAAAGAAATGCAGGTAGACAATATTATCATATGATTATGTCAAATATAAGTATATAACGAGGATTTACGCAATGATGAATCATGACACCTCACCCATGCACAAAAGCATACATAAGCCAAGTctgatgatttaaaaaaaaaacaataggaGCTTTCATAAAACGACTACTGACATTTGATTTCAGAATCTGGATTCACACTAGGGAGCAAATGAGGAAAAGACAACTTTGACCTACGCTTCACGTTACATGTCTGCCGAGTTTTATACGAGTCCAAAGGCATATTTGACATTATGCTTGTGTAACAAATTTTTTAGAGCACCAAGATCCAAACAAAACTAAGCTCTACCATCTCATCCAGGTACAGTATAATGTCTTAGAAACTAAATAATGCATGCAATGTTTCAACAGAAATCTTGAAAGTGCAATTTATcagtctaatttatttttttataaccgTGATGTCCAGGCCAGCTTGCTCGCACCTCGACCAATTCCACtgggtacctgctacctcccactagCACAGATACCAAGTAACTCTGTCTACCAAAGGCTTGGACAAATGAGAAGAAgtcacctagtgtttttgcctCCGTTGGATTTCGAACCTGAGAACTCATGGTTCTGAATCCaattcattgaccactaggccacaccttGGGTGCTGAAATTTATCAGTCTAAAGTTATGGCAGCATTTGCTTCTTATTTGAAATATTTTGGTGCTCATGAATTTACTCCACAAAGCCATGATGCAATCACAAAAGCTATATTTCAAGCATACAAGCATGAATATTTCCTCCATGACTTAAGAATAAGAAATTCAGAGCAAGTTGGAAAGTAGTACCTCCCAGTCAAGGTAGTTAGCTGCAGTTTCATAATTAGCGAGAATTGAAACTGTACATTGTAAAGTAGGTAACTCTTTAGCCTGTATTGGGGGAAAACGACGGTCCCTGAGAGCACTGCAAATGAGTTTAAATAACAGAGTAAACACGGTAGTGTCATAAAATATAATACGTAAGCTTTTATGTATGCAGGAAAAAACTTTAAGAAAACAAAAGCAGCAAGTAATCACTTACTTAAGAACCCAAGAGCATGACAAATTTAAGGTTTCTAAACAAATAACCAGAAGGAGAAGGAATAACGTCATTTGTGCTCAAACAGTAAAATCTGATGAGCTTAAAGTGCAAAAAACTCAAGATTTAACTGTACATAAACCATATATCTGCAAACCAAAAAATGCTTctcaaattgattagccaaacatAAACTGTTAAGCtgttttttgaaaagcacttctcaaaataagctgattttagaagtttggccaaaccgGCTACGGATCATGAACGAAGTACTATTACCAGTCTGCAAATAGAATGCTTTCAGGTGCCTAAGAAGCATCCAATCAAttgaatataaaaaaaattatctaaTATACCCAAGCCTAATAAGTAATCTAATCCTTGAAAACAGTTTTGCCAATAATTATCAGCTTTCATGCAAGAAATAATATTGTGACATAATGAAGCTAAACTATCTTAATCTAATTCCTCCCTATTAGCCAAAAAACATGAAATAGAATCGCAAAAACTAAAAAGACAATACTTCACGTATAAGAACTTCAATCGCAATTTACCTTGTTAGAGCATAATCCCTAAAACCAGTAATAATGCAGCGAGCTTCCAGAGTGCCGATGCATCCTCTTAAACGAGGCTCCCCGCCATTCACCACTTTCTTCCAAGTCACAAACAACGGGCTGAAATGCAGTTTGAGCCACATGAGAGCAAAACATCCAAAATTTATTTTGCATTTGTTTGGCATCTCATGCGTAACAGATAAGATTAAGAATGATGTTAGCATTTGGTTAGCTTACAAAAAGGGACACTAAAAAAGCCTTAACCCTGTCCAAAACTGATAAGCAGATGAGCTTTCCAATTTATCAAAACTATACTTCAAACATTTTTCATGAGCATAAAATAAGGAGACAGTTAATGGAAAAAGTTTTGTGGCCACAAATCTTCACTTGATGAAGGAAAATATGTTGCAAGGAAGACTAATGATTACAAGGGAAGCTTCCAATGTATAAAAAGGAAGTTCCCTACATAAAAACCCTATTTGAATAACATTCGATGTGAAGTGAAAGACAATGTTCAAAAGACTATGCCAATCTAACACTTATAAAGAGTGAGAAGTGAGGCAATTGGAATGAAAAAAAGCTAAAAATCACAACTTTTTTATCAGTAAAAGTTAAAAAACCGAATCTTGAGAGCACATCATTTTCAGCTGGCACTAAAGAACAAACGAACGGCGTAATTTTCCAGATTCAAAAACACAAAAGGATTGAAATAGCATAGACCATTCCCATTCCAAGGCCTCAGCACCATAACAACCAAGAAAATAAACTTTTCCCCCAAAAAAAACACTCAAGTAAGTAACTTGTACAAAACAATCTAACTCATTCCAATCTAAAAACAGAGAAATTTCACATTTCCATGAGGAAAGTTACACATTTCCCACACATTGAGTGACAATTAGTGTTTCGCTAAGTtcttaaaaagtgcttctaagtgtattttcttaaaaaactTTTTTTTAGCTTCGGCTACTCCCGAAAagacttattttctcccaaaagctcgGCTAAACACCTCAAATATTTAAAATTAACACTTTTTTGAGAAGAAGAAACAAAACACTTTTGGCCTCCCAAAAACATGGTCAAACTGGCTATATGTCACAAAAAGGTAAACATAAGCAGCAACAATAACATCTACACCTCAACCCCAAACAAGTTGAGATCCGCTATATGAATCCTTACTTATACATAGCATGCATataaaaattcaaaagaaaaaaccCATGtacaaaaaaatacaaaaatagatACAAATTTGCAAGAAAATAGATGTTGGTATCTCTAATTTAaactttcaacaaaaaaaaaaaaaaaaaaaaaaagagaaaaatagcaTACTGTTCACCCTCATCAAAAGCAGGTGGTGGAGGTTGTTCCTTATTGTAGTGAGCTACCAATGTATCAAAACAGTACACAACCATTTCCTTATTTGCAGaaaccatcttttttttttctttccctaaTTAAATTTCAATCAAAAAAAGAATCGATCTTTTAACAATCAATGGATCAATTTGAATCAAATTAACAATTCTGAAACTAAGGGTTTTCCCTTTTTTCTATGTATTTTCTTTCCTGAAATCCTAAGCAGAACAAAAACAAAGAAAGAGCCTTGTGAgtattcttcttcttttctttttgcccttTTGGCTCTTTTGGAGTTTTTGCTTTAGTGGTTCCCAAGAATTATTATTGAGGGTAGTGGAAAAGCCAATATAGCTTAACTTTATTTCTTTTCAATCTTTTAAGTTTAAATAAAATACTACTACTAATACTCACAATTAGTTTTTGCAATTAATGTCGTCATGGACCAAACTTTTAGGGAAAGGCCAAAAAGGTCCTCGACTGCTGGAAAATATGATATTTTGGTTGCTGTCACAAAACACTTTGAAAGCAACGTGACAACTTTCTAGTCTTCATTTTTTTCGGCTGAAAAGATGGACAACTCTTTAAATTTTGCAGTTAAAACATATTCTCATTAAATATCTAAACATATGATAAAGTATTTTATTATGCATTTTAGCTCTTACTTTAGAAAAGTTTATATTTGAGTTCATAAGCGTCCATTACGTAAATaagttaatcacataaaatatattttctaCATTAATGATGCACATCAACGTTAATTGGAATATGCATGAATTTTACAGGCTTTAATGGGTATAATTAAAGAGATGACATATTTTAAGTTTTTAACTTACCTATATAATGAACGCTTGAAAACACGCATAAaaactttttcaaaattttatatcAGCAATGTTTAATAAAAATGCTTTATTAATTGTTTAAGTGCTCAATCTAAACATGCCGTAATTTAAGAATCTAAATGAGATTTATTGATAAATTTAAAAGGCTATCAATatattctgccaaatttttttaTATAGCTAAATCTGTCTTATAATTGTTGCTGGTTTAATTTGTTTGCTTTATAAAGATCATAGGGATTACGTTTGCATTTTAATTTGAGCATAAAATTAGTTAATGTAATCCAATTTTCTACTTTTGCTAAATTAAGTGAGTCTCCCCTGTAATTTGAAAACGTTTAGACACTCATCTAAACGTCTATGTTGTTATCCAAACTTTTTCACAATTTCCGATTCGGTTGCATATAGGACGGAATGAGAAAAATACAAACACAAGTTTCTATAAATCTACAACGGGCAACAACCAAAAAAAACATGACCTACGTTTGTATGACACTTCATCTGAGATACACAGTAAAAGGAAGGTACCAAACTCTATCCAACACAAATATTCAGAATGCAATTGTTAAGGTAAAATGATAGCAAGCACACAATAAGTACAAGGACTATTCAAGTTAATCAGAATCGtgtcttcttctcttctccttgtCTTTCTTGTGTTTCCTCCTGTCATCTGAATCGCGGGAATGCTTCCTCTTATCGTCTGAATCACGAGAACGTTTCCTCCTGTCATCTGAATCACGGGAATGTTTCCTCCTATCATCTGTATCCTGCAAATGTCGCTTCTCTCTCCTCTCATCCTTTTCCCGTCTCTTCTCTTCTCGCCTCTTCTTCTTTTGGCTCCTTTCATCCTCTGACTCTTCTTCATTCTGTACGGGTGCAGCAGCAATGGGACTTGCATTAATCTTTTCTACAGGCTCATCGATCGGGTTAGATGGAAAAGCTGATGGTGAACTTGGTTGTTCTTCCCAAGGTTTGGGCAATCTGCAGAATACGTTAACAAGCATGATTAGGAACCAGCACAGTATAAAGAAGAAACAAAATCCATACGGTTCTATACCACAGGATGTGGCCTAGTGGTTAATGAGGTGGGTTGAGAACCATAAAATCTCAGGTTCAAATCCAGCAGAGACAAAAACACTAGGAAATTTCTTCCTATCTGtcctagccttggtggacaggtacctgttgctggtgggagTGACAGGTATCCTATGGATTAATTGAGGTGAGCGCAAGCTAGCCCGAACATCACGGTTgtcaaaaaacaaaacaaaaaatccaTATGGTTCTACCCTTCGTTATTTTGTTTAAATCATAATTTAGTTACTCTAGAACCTTTCATCTTCAAAGTCAAGCCCCCGTTCCTCAACTAGCAATGAAATTCAGAGATGATTTATCCGTAAGAGAAAAGGTAAAGGGCGAGGAGAAATAGTACACATAACCCACAACAGAAGAAATAAAATGACGGATAAGAACCACAAAACTCTAGAGAGAACTTTCAATGCTAGTGAAACCAATACTTACTTTGAGAAACCAAGACCATCTACCCGAGCTGCTTCAGAATGCCCTGCTCCCAAGTCTTCTGCAGTTGAACCTCTCTTCGTAAGTTCAGAAAACTCATGCTTGTCTAACCGAGTGCCTTGAGGACGTGTGGCACGCTTAGGAGCTAAGCCCAGAGCCTCTCTCATTGCCTGCTCCTCCTCTTCTTTAATCCTACGTATTTCTTCTTGTGCTGCCTCCATATCCTTTTGCTGGGCTTTCTTATCGCGGGTGTACCAATGAAGATCTTTCCCTGCACAGAGGGGAAGAACACCACAACAAGATGTAAAATATGCCGCTAGTTAAGACTATGCATTGAAGAGATAAAATGTCCAGCACAACATATCCCATCTTTCCCCAgtaaaaagcacttttttgaTTCCAGATACAATATGGATTTAATACCTCAGGATTCCGACACGCTGTTTATGACTTCCAACCTATATCGGCTAGCTTTGTCCAAATATGCATCTCCTCACACAAAGCAATATAATTACAGTCTATAAAGCAGGGCAGAAAAATCTACTCCGAGAATACAAGATCAGCCAAGATAAAAATGACTACATTCCCCAGAAGGTGCAAGTAGCACACATCAAGGATAAATGAGTGGTGGTCCCTTGAGATTGTTTTTTATGTTTTGCATCGACCTCCGGATGAACCGGCTCTTAAGCATGAAACCTATGGAGAATGAAGGTGTCAAAAGGCAACGAGGTAGACCTCAAATCACTTGGAGACAGGTTGTTTCGAAAGACTTACGATCTCTTCGAGTCTATgcatacatagcaaaagataggGCACAATGGAAGAAAATGATATGTCTAGCCAATCAGGGGCGAATTTGTGTATAAAATTTGGGGCACATGAACCCATGATCTCTCTGTGAAa from Lycium barbarum isolate Lr01 chromosome 10, ASM1917538v2, whole genome shotgun sequence includes:
- the LOC132613776 gene encoding uncharacterized protein At2g38710 — its product is MVSANKEMVVYCFDTLVAHYNKEQPPPPAFDEGEHPLFVTWKKVVNGGEPRLRGCIGTLEARCIITGFRDYALTSALRDRRFPPIQAKELPTLQCTVSILANYETAANYLDWEVGKHGIIIEFTDPDYNTRRNATYLPEVAAHEGWTVTEAIDSLIRKAGYNGPITESLRKRIRLTRYQSTLFTLQYNEYVAYVKNTRGLSPAINGVKP
- the LOC132614240 gene encoding uncharacterized protein LOC132614240; translated protein: MYHPTRGGVRGGRDQFSWDDVKVDKHRENYIGHSIKAPVGRWQKGKDLHWYTRDKKAQQKDMEAAQEEIRRIKEEEEQAMREALGLAPKRATRPQGTRLDKHEFSELTKRGSTAEDLGAGHSEAARVDGLGFSKLPKPWEEQPSSPSAFPSNPIDEPVEKINASPIAAAPVQNEEESEDERSQKKKRREEKRREKDERREKRHLQDTDDRRKHSRDSDDRRKRSRDSDDKRKHSRDSDDRRKHKKDKEKRRRHDSD
- the LOC132614324 gene encoding vesicle-associated membrane protein 727, with the protein product MNPRGLIYSFVARGTVVLAEHTPYSGNFSTIAVQCLQKLPSNSSKYTYSCDGHTFNFLIDSGFVFLVVADEPTGRSVPFVFLERVKDDFKKRYSSSIKNDGDPHPLADDDEEDDDLFGDRFSIAYNLDREFGPRLKEHMEYCMNHPDEMSKLSKLKAQITEVKGIMMDNIEKVLDRGEKIELLVDKTENLQFQADSFQRQGRQLRRKMWFQNLQMKLMVGGAILVFIIIVWLFACGGFKC